The genomic window CGCCGGCGTGAACCGGCCGCGCGAACGCGGATAGTGCGGCTGACGACGGCGCCGGAGTCTCGGACGGACATGTTTCAGACCTATTCAGAGCTTCCCTAGTCCTAAGTCAGCCAACGATACTGCTGCACCAGGCGGCGCCTGCTACACGGCGACGCAGCAACCCTCAGGAGCGTGAATGCCCACGCTCGACTGGATCGGCAAGCGCGCCGTCTTGAACCACCACCGTGAGATCCCGTTCCATCTGCTCAAACAGGACGCGGAGATCTCGGCGGGAGATACGAGCGCCGGGAACCTACTCTTGGAGGGGGATATGAAGTGGCTCCGCTTCTACATACAGCCAAGTGGAGCCGGATGACTTGTCTGCAGGACAGGCATCTCGCGGCTTCTTGGAGCGGCCGGGGAAAGTAGTACGTCTCGTCCGAAGTGCGGTCGGAGTGGCTCGAGAGAGGCTGGCGGCTGTTGCCGTGGGTGACGTACCGCCTGATGTCTGTCCTTGCGGCGGCGGCGTGGGCGTGCTGGTAGCCCTCTTCACCGCGAACAGCGCGCTCGTGAACTTGGTGGAGGTCTGCTGACCGCAGAGCGCGCGTGACCGGCTTCTACCGCACAGCCACCAGGAACTCAAGCGTGCTCGTGCATCAGCCCGGGCCGCGACGTCTACGACGGGCGTTGGGCGCCCGCCCGAGGGGCTGACCGTTGGCTTTCAGCCAACCGCCCGACCTAGACCTGAGCAGTGGTGACGCTCATGGCAATGTGGTGAACCGAACCCCGCTCCGTTTGTGCCGCGGAGTCCCTGAATCGACCTCACGTCGCCGCTCAGCGAGGGCCTAATGCACTGGGCTACAACGATGTGAATCGTGCTTCCACTGCATGGGCTTCGGCGGGTCGCGGGTTCAAATCCCGCCGTCCCGATAGCTTCACCAAACGAACTGTGACGGCCCGTCTGCCACCTCGGTGCAGCCGGGCCGTTTACGTTCGTTACCGCAGCCTTCCCTCGGAGCGCCGACCTCCTGTCATTCGACAGCGACAGGCGCGGGGTGGCCTCGGGTGCTATCGTAGCCAATCGTGACCCCTTCTGCCGACCCGTCGACCAGCGAGCACCCCCCGCTACACGACGCCCCCGCCCCGACCACGGGCGCGACGCCCCTCCCCGAACTGGCGCTACTCTTCCTCAAGCTGGGGACTATCGCCTTCGGCGGTCCCGCCGCGCACATCGCGATGATGGAGGACGAGGTGGTGCGCCGTCGCCGATGGCTCACCCGCGAGCAGTTCCTCGACTACCTCGGCGCCACCAATCTCATCCCGGGCCCCAACTCGACCGAGCTGGCCATCCACATCGGGCACGCGCGGGCGGGATGGCGAGGGCTCCTGATCGCGGGGGCAAGCTTCATTCTCCCGGCGGCGCTGATCGTGGCGACGGTGGCGTGGGCCTACATGAAGTTCGGCACGCTGCCACAGGGCGAGGCGATCCTGCACGGGGTCAAGCCGGTGGTGATCGCCGTGGTCCTGCAAGCCATCTGGCGGTTGGGGCGCTCGGCGGTGAAATCGCCGATGCTCGCCGCGGTGGCCGCGGCTGCGACAGTCGCGGCGGCACTCGGGGTGAACGAACTGGTGATCCTGGCCGGTGCCGGCGGCGCGATGGCGCTGGCGCGATCGTCGAGTACATGGGGTGCGGCCGGCAACGCTCGCGGAGTGGTCGCGGCGCCGGTCGTGGCGTCGGCGGCCGGATGGTCAGGCCCCGGGGGCGCGGGTGCGGGCGCGACGTCGGCAACGCCGGTGGCGCTCGCTGCGGCGACGGGTGTGGCTGTGGGGGGATCGTTCACGCTCCCCGCACTCTTCGCGGTGTTCGCCAAGATCGGCGCGGTACTGTTCGGCAGCGGCTACGTCCTGCTCGCGTTCATGCGCGCCGACCTGGTCGAGCGGCTCCACTGGCTCTCGGAGCGGCAGCTCCTCGACGCGGTGGCGGTGGGGCAGGTGACCCCGGGGCCAGTCTTCACGACGGCCACCTTCGTGGGCTACGTGCTTGGGGGCGTTCGGGGCGCCGTGGTGGCCACGGTGGGGATCTTCCTCCCGGCCTTCGTCTTCGTCGCGCTGAGCGGGCCGCTGGTCCCTCGGCTGCGACGGTCTCCCGCGGCCGGGGCGGTGCTGGACGGGGTGAACGCCGGGTCGCTGGCGCTGATGGCGGTGGTAACGTGGCAACTCGCACACACCGCGCTGGCCGACCGGCTGTCGGTCTCGCTGGCGGTGCTCAGCGTGCTGCTCCTGCTGTGGCGCCGCGTGAACTCCGCGTGGCTGGTGATCGGGGGCGCCCTGGCCGGGGTGGTGGCCTCGCTGTAGAAGCGAGGAGCACGGGTGACCTCGACCGATGGCCCTCTCTCCCCGCGCTTGCCACCTTCCCCCGGCGTGCGCCGTCGCGCACTTTCCACGCATTCCGCGAGGCCGAGCGCCTCACCGTCTTCTTTCGTGTCGTGGCCGCGTATGCGACTGGTGCGCTGCGAACAATGTGGCGCCAAGGCGCTGATCGCGGCGACGCAATGCCCGCGATGTACCCACCCGCTCGACCTCCGTGACTCGCGGGGGGACGCGGTGCCGTTGGCGTACTGTCCCGAGTGCGACACCTACTACCCGCGCAGTCGCGGTGGGTGCAAGTGGTGCGGCACCAAGCCTGCGGCCATCCCGGTCTCCCCGTGGAAGATCTGGGCGGCGATTGGGGCGGGGCTCGTGGTGATTGCCTTGGGGATCTGGCAATACCGGGTGTACACGGCGTCGCGAAGCGCGGGCGAGGCGGCGGCGATGGCCCCGGATGCTGCCACCGAGGCCGCCGAGGCCGCCGAAACGCCCCCATCGCCGCTTCCCGTGGGACGCGCCGATACGGCCGGGGGAGAGGAGGACGACTCCCTCCACGAGGGGGCGGGGAGGGAGGAATCGCTGAAGGTGCGCATCGCAGGGGGGGTGACGGTCCCTCCCGCCGGTGGGGGCGCAGCGGCTGGGGGCGCGCCCGCTGCCGTGGCTCCCGGCAGTGCGGCTGGAGCTGTCGCTGGCGCCGCCCGCGCGGCCCAGCCCCCTGTGGGGACGCCCCCGGCTGGCGTGCCGGTGACTCGCGACCGGTACAGCGGCCCGTGGTCGCGCGCGGTGGCGATCGAGTGGGTGAACGTGCGCGTCGACCCCTCGCGGGATGCGGCGGTGGCCGGCGTCGTGACCCCGGGGACCACGGTCCAGCTGGGGGAGATCCGCGCCGGGTGGCGCAGGGTGCGCTCGGCGGGTGTCGAAGGGTGGGCCGACGCGAGGTTCTTCTCGGCCGACACCGTCGCCAGGCGTTAGGGGTGGAGGGGGCGGGGGATTGACCTCCGGGGCATGCGGTTCGTCTTATCGCAGGTGCCTCCCGATTCAAGGAGAAAGCGGTATATTGAACGTGTACATGACAAATCCAGTAAAGCGCCGGAGCCGCCGACCGCGGCGGGGCAATCCGGACAGCCACATCCCACAGCACTCCTCCGTTTCGACCAGCCGGGAAGCATACGCAGAAACCCGACGCTGGCTCCTGGCACTGCACGGTCCCACGTGCGCCTATTGCGGAGTCGAGTCCAACCCGCGGAACATCACGCTCGACCACGTCACCCCGCGCAAGGGGCAGACGGCGTACGACCGCCGCGACAACCTGGTCCTGGCGTGCAAGCGCTGCAACACGGCCAAGGCCGACAAGCCGTTCCTGATGTACCTGCTGGCCCAGCGCGCCCGGGCGACGAACCTGGCGCGGTACGGGCAGCACCTGAGCGACGGGATCCTCGACATCGTGCGCCCGCTGGCGGGTGAGGTCGTGATCCCTCCCACCACGGCCACCCGGGAGCGCGCGCGTCCGCGCATCGTGTACGGCCTCGAAGCGGACGACGACTCGCCGTACTCGGACTCGCCCTATCGCGCGAGCGCCTGACGAGGCGATCGCCCCTCAGCACCGGCAGCACGCAACCGGCCCCCGCGGGTACGCCCGCGGGGGCCTCGTCTTTTCCTCCCCCTGCCCACATCTTCGCCCCGCGCTCGTCTTCTCGTCTTCTCGTCTTCTCGTCTTCTCGTCTTCTCGTCTTCTCGTCTTCTCGTCTTCTCGCATGCCGTGGCCCCAGAGCTACTCGCCTCACGACTCGGCCGTCGTCTCGACGCTGGTGGCGGCTTTGCCGCTGGTGGTGCTGCTCGGGCTGCTGGCGATGCGGCAGGTGCGCGCCCACTGGGCGGCGCTGGCGGGGTTGGGGACGGCGGTGGCGGTCGCGATTCTCTCGCTGCGGATGCCGGCCGGGATGGCGCTCGCGTCGGCCGGCCACGGGGCGCTGTACGGGCTCTTCCCCATCGGGTGGATCGTGCTGAACGTGATCTTCCTGTATCGCCTGACGAGTGAATCGGGGTATTTCGCCGCGCTGCAGGGGAGCATCGGGGCGGTCACGACCGACCGTCGGCTGCAACTCGTGCTGATCGCCTTTTCGTTCGGCGCGTTCTTCGAGGGGGCGGCCGGGTTCGGGACGCCGGTGGCGGTGACCGGCGCCCTCCTCATCGGGCTCGGCTTCACGCCGCTGCAGGCGAGCGGACTCTCGCTGATTGCCAACACGGCACCGGTGGCCTTCGGCGCGCTCGGGACGCCGATCGTCGCGCTCCAGGGGGTGACGGGGCTGGACCTCCTCGACCTGAGCGCGATGGTGGGGCGCCAGCTCCCGGTCTTCTCCCTGATCGTCCCGTTCTGGCTGACGCTGGCCTACGTGGGCGTCCGCCGGACGTTCGCCATCTGGCCGGCGCTGCTGGTGGCGGGGGTGGCGTTCGCCGTCCCGCAGTTTCTCGTCTCGAACCTGCACGGACCGTGGCTGGTGGACGTGGTGGCCAGCGTGTGCAGCATGGGGGCGTTGGTGGCGTTGCTGAAGGTGTGGGCGCCGAGTGACGGGTGGGGGGGAGATGAGGCGGGAGAGGGGAGACGGGGGACGGGAGTGCGGTCGGCGCCTGCGCGTGGTGGGACGGTTGCGGCTGGCGGGGCGGGGGTCGGGAGCGCCCGGGCGTGGGGGCCGTGGGTCATCCTCTCGGTGCTCGTCTTTGCGTGGGGGCTGCCGCCGGTGAAGGGAGTGCTGAACGCGATCTCGGCGCCGGCGTTCCCGGTTCCGGGGTTGCACCTGCTGGTGCAGCGCATGCCGCCGGTGGTGGCGGCGCCCACGCCCGAGCCGGCGGTCTTCACCCTCAACTGGCTCTCGGCGACCGGGACGGCGATCCTGGTGGCGGCGCTCGTGGCGGGACTATTCATGGGATTCTCGCCGAAGGCGCTCGCGCGCGAGTACCTGGCGACCATCAAGGTGGTGCGCGCATCGCTCCTGACCATCGCGGCGATGCTCGCGCTGGGGTTCGTGTCGCGCTACTCGGGGATGGACGCCATCCTCGGCCTCGCCTTCGCGAAGACCGGGGTGTGGTATC from Gemmatimonadetes bacterium SCN 70-22 includes these protein-coding regions:
- a CDS encoding chromate transporter, whose product is MTPSADPSTSEHPPLHDAPAPTTGATPLPELALLFLKLGTIAFGGPAAHIAMMEDEVVRRRRWLTREQFLDYLGATNLIPGPNSTELAIHIGHARAGWRGLLIAGASFILPAALIVATVAWAYMKFGTLPQGEAILHGVKPVVIAVVLQAIWRLGRSAVKSPMLAAVAAAATVAAALGVNELVILAGAGGAMALARSSSTWGAAGNARGVVAAPVVASAAGWSGPGGAGAGATSATPVALAAATGVAVGGSFTLPALFAVFAKIGAVLFGSGYVLLAFMRADLVERLHWLSERQLLDAVAVGQVTPGPVFTTATFVGYVLGGVRGAVVATVGIFLPAFVFVALSGPLVPRLRRSPAAGAVLDGVNAGSLALMAVVTWQLAHTALADRLSVSLAVLSVLLLLWRRVNSAWLVIGGALAGVVASL
- a CDS encoding lactate permease — encoded protein: MPWPQSYSPHDSAVVSTLVAALPLVVLLGLLAMRQVRAHWAALAGLGTAVAVAILSLRMPAGMALASAGHGALYGLFPIGWIVLNVIFLYRLTSESGYFAALQGSIGAVTTDRRLQLVLIAFSFGAFFEGAAGFGTPVAVTGALLIGLGFTPLQASGLSLIANTAPVAFGALGTPIVALQGVTGLDLLDLSAMVGRQLPVFSLIVPFWLTLAYVGVRRTFAIWPALLVAGVAFAVPQFLVSNLHGPWLVDVVASVCSMGALVALLKVWAPSDGWGGDEAGEGRRGTGVRSAPARGGTVAAGGAGVGSARAWGPWVILSVLVFAWGLPPVKGVLNAISAPAFPVPGLHLLVQRMPPVVAAPTPEPAVFTLNWLSATGTAILVAALVAGLFMGFSPKALAREYLATIKVVRASLLTIAAMLALGFVSRYSGMDAILGLAFAKTGVWYPFFGAMLGWLGVALTGSDTSSNVLFGSLQVMTAQQVGVSPTLMAAANSSGGVMGKMIDAQSIVVASTATRWYGQEGTILRFVFRHSLALAALVGAWVALQAYVPPFTRMVVR